A genomic stretch from Marinitoga litoralis includes:
- a CDS encoding flagellin, with amino-acid sequence MRIGNNYLNQTNSLSNLSNLLLQRSQQLASGNRLINASINPAGFTIAQRLNTEFRSAYQAVRNIYDGIGALNVADQGVSSIQDTISRMRELAIRASNDTLTEEGRSAIQEEFNQLSQGIRDVVRDSQYNNQQLLNGEFSARLPLDVNGNKLEVEIRDFRPEALNLDNIDLTTQEGAENALEVLDNALQETNSTRTQLGSYINRLGVAAENLLNQTENTQSAEDRITGTDMARTMAEYLRNQNLMQTTSLILGQTGQLNATSVLNILQSP; translated from the coding sequence ATGAGAATTGGAAATAATTATTTAAATCAGACAAATAGTTTGTCAAATCTTTCTAATTTATTATTACAAAGGTCTCAGCAATTAGCGAGTGGAAACAGACTAATTAATGCTTCTATTAATCCTGCAGGATTTACTATTGCTCAAAGATTAAATACTGAATTTAGATCTGCTTATCAAGCAGTAAGAAATATATATGATGGTATAGGTGCTTTGAATGTAGCTGATCAAGGTGTTTCATCTATACAAGATACTATTAGTAGAATGAGGGAACTTGCTATTAGAGCTTCTAATGATACTTTAACAGAAGAAGGCAGGAGTGCTATTCAAGAAGAATTTAATCAATTAAGTCAAGGAATTAGGGATGTAGTAAGAGACTCTCAATATAACAATCAACAATTATTAAACGGTGAATTTAGTGCAAGATTACCTCTTGATGTTAATGGGAATAAGTTAGAAGTGGAAATTAGAGATTTTAGACCTGAAGCTTTAAATTTGGATAATATTGATCTTACAACACAAGAAGGAGCAGAAAATGCTTTAGAGGTATTAGATAATGCTTTACAAGAGACAAACAGTACAAGAACACAACTAGGTTCTTATATAAATAGATTAGGAGTAGCTGCTGAAAATTTATTAAATCAGACAGAAAATACTCAATCGGCTGAAGATAGAATTACCGGTACGGACATGGCTAGAACAATGGCAGAATATTTAAGGAATCAAAATCTTATGCAAACAACCTCCTTAATTTTAGGGCAAACAGGGCAACTAAATGCAACATCAGTTTTGAATATTTTACAATCTCCTTAA
- a CDS encoding carboxypeptidase-like regulatory domain-containing protein: MGKKIFLFFSILIIIFLFSCERLQDATEGTLIFIVKDSVTEEPIIGAQIKITQNGQLKVTASTDENGQYKFIGNEGEYNYEVSKLNYLPKTGSTKVYANEERKINILLDKAENNPPTFLNYVSPVDNEIVKEKDVIFRWSANDIEKDTIFYNIYLKYVGNEFFKLNSSPITQNTYTYEPEIKGQYQWKIELWDEPNIDHKIMVLEAPRFYYDPTYDSTINHKPTISLIYPINTIIDKSLVTLSWEASDIDKDH, encoded by the coding sequence ATGGGTAAAAAAATATTTCTATTTTTTTCTATATTAATTATTATTTTTCTTTTTTCGTGCGAAAGACTGCAAGATGCTACAGAAGGAACTTTAATTTTTATTGTAAAAGATAGTGTCACAGAAGAACCAATAATAGGGGCACAAATAAAAATTACACAGAATGGACAGTTAAAAGTTACTGCATCTACGGATGAAAATGGTCAATACAAGTTTATTGGAAATGAAGGTGAATACAATTATGAAGTATCTAAATTAAATTATTTACCAAAAACTGGAAGTACAAAAGTATATGCAAATGAAGAAAGAAAAATAAACATTCTATTAGATAAAGCAGAAAATAATCCTCCAACCTTTTTGAATTACGTTTCTCCTGTTGATAATGAGATTGTTAAAGAAAAAGATGTTATTTTTAGATGGAGCGCAAATGACATTGAAAAAGACACTATTTTTTATAATATTTATTTAAAGTATGTCGGAAATGAATTTTTTAAATTAAATTCATCACCAATAACCCAAAACACTTATACATACGAACCTGAAATAAAAGGACAATATCAATGGAAAATAGAATTATGGGATGAACCCAATATTGATCATAAAATTATGGTTTTAGAAGCTCCAAGATTTTATTATGATCCAACATATGACTCTACAATTAATCATAAGCCTACTATTTCATTAATTTATCCTATTAATACAATAATTGATAAATCCTTAGTAACATTATCTTGGGAAGCCTCGGATATAGATAAAGACCACTAA